The Parafrankia irregularis genome window below encodes:
- a CDS encoding nuclear transport factor 2 family protein → MSVGQNASEAAPVVGYNEVQAWNLDGEPTAKSDAVVRIVDGLLAAWREPDQDERTRRLEGCVAGTVVFTNPATRVEGPAGISAHIAQVRDRLPGYLPVRTSGIDIHHDHARFEWSLRDSSGNVGLRGFDILKFDSAPAILAVTSFFGPIPRITYTYGSTDGSTSGSNEGPSR, encoded by the coding sequence ATGAGCGTTGGGCAGAACGCGTCGGAGGCGGCACCGGTCGTCGGATACAACGAGGTCCAGGCCTGGAACCTGGACGGCGAGCCCACGGCGAAGTCCGACGCCGTCGTGAGGATTGTCGATGGCCTTCTCGCCGCCTGGCGGGAACCAGACCAGGACGAACGCACCCGACGGTTGGAAGGTTGCGTCGCCGGTACGGTCGTCTTCACGAACCCGGCCACCCGCGTCGAGGGGCCGGCTGGAATCAGCGCCCACATCGCTCAGGTTCGGGACCGGCTTCCGGGCTACCTTCCGGTTCGGACGAGTGGCATAGACATCCATCACGACCACGCCCGCTTCGAATGGTCACTGCGGGACAGCTCCGGTAACGTCGGGCTGCGCGGTTTCGATATCCTAAAGTTCGACTCGGCACCGGCGATCCTCGCCGTCACGAGTTTTTTCGGGCCGATTCCTCGAATCACCTACACCTACGGCTCGACCGACGGCTCGACCAGCGGATCCAATGAAGGCCCGTCGAGATGA
- a CDS encoding ABC transporter ATP-binding protein, with the protein MLLRNIAFRYGRRAPVVEGLDLALDERPLVMIGPNGAGKSTVLRLMAGQLRPRSGRIEYAGKIGFAPQFTPVLPNFTVEQQVRYAGWLSGLSRREAARSAGPALARANLEALAQRPARQTSGGERARLGIACALATDPDLLLLDEPTASLDPLARESVSEVLTEVAGAGTRLVVTSHTATEVRPPFERLIVLDHGVVRFDGSLGEFFGNAHDDAVVAAFAQALRVH; encoded by the coding sequence ATGCTTCTGAGGAATATCGCCTTTCGTTATGGCCGGCGGGCTCCGGTGGTGGAGGGGCTTGACCTCGCGCTGGACGAGCGGCCGCTGGTGATGATCGGGCCGAACGGCGCCGGGAAGTCGACGGTCCTGCGGCTGATGGCGGGGCAGCTGCGGCCGCGGTCGGGGCGGATCGAATACGCGGGCAAGATCGGGTTCGCGCCGCAGTTCACCCCGGTGCTGCCGAACTTCACGGTCGAGCAGCAGGTGCGGTACGCGGGCTGGCTGTCGGGCCTGTCCCGCCGGGAGGCAGCCCGGTCCGCCGGCCCCGCGCTGGCGCGGGCGAACCTGGAGGCGTTGGCACAGCGCCCCGCCCGGCAGACGAGTGGCGGGGAGCGGGCCCGGCTGGGCATCGCCTGCGCGCTGGCGACGGACCCCGACCTGCTGCTGCTCGACGAGCCGACGGCGTCGCTGGACCCGCTGGCTCGCGAGTCGGTGTCCGAGGTGCTCACCGAGGTCGCGGGAGCGGGGACCCGGCTGGTCGTGACGTCCCATACAGCCACCGAGGTGCGTCCACCGTTCGAGCGGCTGATCGTGCTCGATCATGGTGTCGTCCGCTTCGACGGCTCACTCGGCGAGTTCTTCGGCAACGCGCACGACGACGCGGTCGTCGCGGCCTTTGCGCAGGCTCTTCGTGTCCACTGA
- a CDS encoding long-chain-fatty-acid--CoA ligase → MVYLLERMESAARKNGAVTFLSPSGDDEVVSWGDLYADAVNLAAVLQTAGIGPGRSVVMLALASRPAVTAAMATWLAGGALTMAPTPTRTMDEAAFVAETVRRINRLGGSPLVLVGPRFDQILPGLATGGWDVRMLDDVHAEVRGSDGLPAYVPPSLTDDDPAILQLTSGTTASAKTVRVSHGNLAANVEAIKVRDEHDRFHGRILSWLPLSHDMGLIGTLIIPMTCGGCDLLLSSPLDYLARPASWMAQISEYRATSTVGPNSAYALAAKLLATGPALDLSQLRGILTGGESVDLDAMTAFTAAAQRHGFNPALVVSAYGMAETVVATTMTPLGRGLASDSVDADLLQTEGRAVPVGPGHTGRIRQLARLGAPVDGLRLRISDTETGAVLTERLVGEIQVHGTSLTAGYHNDPEATAASRTADGWLRTGDLGYLADGELVVTGRVKDVIILAGRNIYPEEVERAAAGAEGVRPGNVAAFPYVRPNALGSEGLAVALETRWPSERHAQLRSDVAAQIRAAVGVSPNEVLILPPGSLPKTPSGKLQRAEARRLLGVGGSPAETTSSKNTVPGTEAAMA, encoded by the coding sequence ATGGTTTATCTGCTTGAACGGATGGAATCAGCCGCACGGAAGAACGGTGCCGTCACCTTCCTCTCGCCGTCGGGAGACGACGAGGTCGTCAGCTGGGGTGATCTGTACGCGGACGCCGTGAACCTGGCGGCAGTCCTGCAGACGGCGGGTATCGGCCCGGGCCGATCCGTGGTGATGTTGGCGCTGGCGTCACGGCCGGCGGTGACGGCGGCGATGGCGACCTGGCTGGCGGGCGGTGCCCTGACGATGGCACCCACGCCGACCCGGACGATGGACGAGGCCGCGTTCGTCGCCGAGACCGTGCGACGCATCAACCGGCTCGGTGGCAGTCCGCTGGTGCTGGTGGGGCCGCGATTCGACCAGATCCTGCCCGGTCTCGCGACCGGTGGGTGGGACGTCCGGATGCTCGACGACGTCCACGCCGAGGTTCGTGGCAGTGACGGGCTCCCTGCCTACGTACCACCGTCACTCACCGACGACGACCCGGCGATCCTGCAACTGACCAGTGGGACAACGGCGAGTGCGAAGACAGTGCGGGTCAGTCACGGGAATCTCGCGGCCAATGTGGAGGCAATCAAGGTCAGGGACGAGCACGACCGCTTCCACGGGCGGATCCTGTCCTGGCTGCCGCTGTCCCACGACATGGGCCTGATCGGCACCCTGATCATCCCGATGACCTGCGGTGGCTGTGACCTGCTGCTGTCCTCGCCACTGGACTACCTGGCCCGTCCGGCGAGCTGGATGGCGCAGATCTCGGAGTATCGAGCCACGTCGACGGTTGGGCCGAACTCCGCCTACGCACTGGCTGCCAAGCTTCTGGCGACCGGACCGGCTCTGGACCTGTCTCAGCTGCGCGGGATCCTGACCGGCGGGGAGAGCGTCGACCTCGACGCGATGACCGCGTTCACCGCCGCCGCGCAGCGTCACGGCTTCAACCCGGCGCTGGTCGTGTCCGCCTACGGCATGGCCGAGACCGTTGTCGCCACGACGATGACGCCGCTCGGCCGTGGCCTGGCTTCCGACAGCGTGGACGCCGACCTGCTCCAGACCGAAGGACGTGCCGTCCCGGTCGGACCGGGCCACACCGGCAGGATCCGTCAGCTCGCCAGGCTCGGTGCTCCGGTCGACGGCCTGCGCCTGCGCATCTCGGACACCGAGACCGGGGCTGTTCTCACGGAACGGCTTGTCGGTGAGATCCAGGTCCACGGCACCTCGCTGACCGCCGGCTACCACAACGATCCGGAGGCGACGGCCGCCTCACGAACCGCCGACGGCTGGCTGCGCACAGGCGACCTCGGCTACCTGGCCGACGGCGAGCTCGTCGTCACCGGACGGGTGAAGGATGTCATCATCCTCGCCGGCCGCAACATCTACCCGGAAGAGGTCGAGCGGGCCGCGGCCGGCGCCGAGGGCGTCCGCCCGGGCAACGTGGCCGCATTTCCCTACGTGCGGCCGAATGCGCTGGGCTCCGAGGGCCTGGCCGTCGCGCTGGAAACCCGCTGGCCCAGCGAGCGGCATGCGCAGCTGCGGTCCGACGTCGCCGCGCAGATACGTGCTGCCGTCGGGGTATCGCCCAATGAGGTGCTGATCCTTCCACCGGGGAGCCTTCCCAAGACGCCGTCCGGCAAGCTGCAACGCGCCGAGGCGCGCCGTCTGCTCGGTGTGGGCGGCAGCCCCGCTGAAACGACTTCTTCCAAAAACACTGTTCCGGGCACCGAGGCGGCGATGGCATGA